The proteins below are encoded in one region of Alistipes communis:
- a CDS encoding DUF6047 family protein, whose translation MYRLPQFDIGWQKYADLFRLERNDKDRERDAFDNIPPEIFASKALLAYGIRTDTFDLVPTVRNYEKLIDNVSHTSYHNNYYYNFDIAVLQTMQHRGALRATMISYFP comes from the coding sequence ATGTATCGGCTCCCGCAGTTCGATATCGGCTGGCAGAAGTACGCCGATCTGTTCCGGCTCGAACGCAACGATAAAGATAGGGAGAGGGATGCCTTCGACAATATCCCGCCCGAAATATTCGCCTCGAAAGCATTGCTGGCGTACGGCATACGGACCGATACGTTCGATCTGGTGCCGACGGTGCGGAATTATGAGAAACTGATCGATAATGTTTCGCACACCTCGTATCACAACAACTACTACTACAACTTCGACATCGCCGTTTTACAGACGATGCAGCATAGAGGTGCGCTACGCGCAACCATGATTAGTTATTTCCCATGA